In a genomic window of Pedobacter sp. KBS0701:
- a CDS encoding zinc metallopeptidase codes for MGVYLILIIPVLLLSMFVQWRFRNKFSKYAEMQLSSGLSGKEVAERMLHDNGIYDVKVMSTEGQLTDHYNPSDKTVNLSTDVYYSRSVAAAAVAAHECGHAVQQAKSYNWLQLRSSMVPVVSISSNLLQWVLLIGVLLIGFTGNPIVLAIGVVGLTLVTIFSIITLPVEFDASNRALAWLKNNNGVMQTQEENAQAKDALWWAAMTYVVAAVGALANLLYYASMLFGRSRD; via the coding sequence ATGGGAGTTTATTTAATATTAATCATCCCGGTATTATTGTTGAGCATGTTTGTACAATGGCGTTTTAGAAACAAGTTTTCCAAGTATGCCGAAATGCAATTAAGTTCAGGTTTATCGGGCAAGGAGGTAGCAGAAAGAATGCTGCATGATAATGGGATATACGACGTGAAGGTGATGAGTACCGAAGGACAATTAACAGATCATTACAATCCATCAGATAAAACCGTTAATTTAAGTACAGATGTATACTATAGCCGTAGCGTAGCGGCGGCGGCGGTAGCGGCTCACGAATGTGGGCATGCAGTGCAACAGGCGAAATCATATAACTGGTTACAGTTAAGAAGCAGCATGGTGCCGGTGGTGAGCATATCATCTAATCTTTTACAATGGGTATTATTAATTGGAGTATTGTTAATAGGTTTTACCGGAAATCCAATTGTTTTGGCCATTGGCGTAGTGGGTTTAACATTGGTAACCATATTTAGTATCATTACCCTACCAGTCGAATTTGATGCCAGTAACCGTGCACTGGCCTGGCTAAAAAACAATAATGGCGTAATGCAAACACAAGAAGAAAATGCGCAGGCTAAAGACGCGCTTTGGTGGGCAGCCATGACTTATGTGGTAGCAGCTGTTGGTGCGCTTGCTAATTTATTATATTACGCATCGATGCTTTTTGGAAGAAGCAGGGATTAA
- the apaG gene encoding Co2+/Mg2+ efflux protein ApaG: MVTAITDGVKVSVETVYQPEYSNPANEHFMFAYRVEISNLSDYAVQLMRRQWLIFDSNSSRREVEGEGVVGLQPIIQPGETHVYVSGCNLKTDMGSMKGTYLMKRDIDGSEFDVDIPEFQLIAPYKLN, from the coding sequence ATGGTTACAGCTATTACAGACGGGGTTAAAGTTTCAGTTGAAACAGTTTACCAGCCAGAATATTCAAATCCGGCCAACGAGCATTTCATGTTCGCTTATCGCGTAGAAATTTCTAATCTTTCTGATTATGCTGTACAGTTAATGCGCCGCCAATGGTTAATTTTCGATTCGAACTCGAGCCGTAGGGAAGTAGAAGGTGAAGGTGTTGTAGGTTTACAGCCCATTATCCAACCTGGCGAAACCCATGTATATGTTTCAGGTTGTAATCTAAAAACCGATATGGGCAGCATGAAGGGCACTTACCTTATGAAACGCGATATAGACGGCTCTGAATTCGATGTTGATATACCCGAATTTCAATTGATAGCCCCTTATAAATTAAATTAA
- the dusB gene encoding tRNA dihydrouridine synthase DusB — MSVKIGNIDLGEFPLLLAPMEDVSDPPFRYVCKKNGADMMYTEFISSEGLIRDAAKSRQKLDIFEYERPIGIQIFGGDIEHMREASEIASAAGPDLVDINYGCPVKNVVCKGAGSSLLQDIDKMVKMTDAVVKASHLPVTVKTRLGWDDNTKNVYEVAERLQDVGIQALTIHGRTRAQLYKGEADWALIREIKRNPRIKIPIFGNGDVDSPEKAANWRMEYEVDGIMIGRAAIGYPWIFREVKHFFKTGEHLAGPTIEERIEVCRTHLNKSLEWKGPKTGIFEMRRHYANYFKGLPDFKPYRMRLVAEPDINNIYSILEEVAEKFANYDATKVLA, encoded by the coding sequence ATGTCTGTTAAGATAGGAAATATAGATTTAGGTGAGTTCCCCTTATTGCTGGCTCCAATGGAGGATGTAAGCGATCCGCCGTTCCGTTACGTGTGCAAAAAAAATGGGGCTGATATGATGTATACCGAGTTTATTTCTTCGGAGGGCTTGATCCGTGACGCTGCAAAAAGCAGACAAAAACTTGACATTTTCGAATATGAAAGACCGATCGGCATCCAGATTTTTGGTGGAGATATCGAGCACATGCGCGAAGCCTCAGAAATAGCATCTGCCGCAGGACCAGATTTAGTCGACATTAATTACGGCTGCCCTGTAAAAAATGTAGTTTGTAAAGGTGCAGGCTCCAGTCTGCTGCAAGACATTGATAAAATGGTAAAAATGACTGATGCTGTAGTTAAAGCTTCGCATTTGCCCGTTACCGTAAAAACCCGCTTAGGATGGGACGACAATACTAAAAATGTTTACGAGGTTGCCGAGCGACTTCAGGATGTAGGTATCCAGGCACTTACCATCCATGGCCGTACCAGGGCACAATTATATAAAGGCGAAGCAGATTGGGCGCTTATCCGCGAAATTAAACGTAATCCACGCATCAAAATCCCGATTTTTGGTAATGGTGATGTAGATAGTCCTGAAAAAGCTGCCAACTGGCGCATGGAATATGAGGTAGATGGCATTATGATCGGTCGTGCAGCTATTGGTTACCCCTGGATTTTTCGTGAGGTAAAACACTTCTTCAAAACTGGCGAACACCTTGCAGGACCAACCATCGAAGAAAGGATTGAAGTTTGCCGTACCCATTTGAATAAATCACTGGAATGGAAAGGCCCAAAAACGGGAATCTTCGAAATGCGCCGCCATTATGCCAATTATTTTAAAGGTCTGCCCGATTTTAAACCATACCGTATGCGTTTAGTGGCCGAGCCCGATATCAACAACATTTACAGCATTTTAGAAGAAGTGGCAGAAAAATTTGCCAACTATGATGCTACTAAGGTACTGGCTTGA
- a CDS encoding phosphatidate cytidylyltransferase, which produces MKTRAITAFFFTIVMLGSILLGSYTFTLFYLVLSVLSLFEFYKLIKNSGIRPHRNIGLAAGSLIFLMAAGLHYLKYDVKYLLLCIPLIFSVFITELYKKNKIPFANISYTFVGFVYVTIPFCFFHALGFLKNWNEYNFHFPLAFLLMLWANDTGAYLFGVKYGKRKLFERHSPKKSWEGFFGGMFTSVLVAFGLSFWFTESPAWVWAGMALLIANFGTLGDLVESMLKRSLDAKDSGGLLPGHGGLLDRFDGLLLAAPVVYAYLYLILY; this is translated from the coding sequence ATGAAAACCAGGGCAATAACCGCTTTCTTTTTTACCATTGTAATGCTTGGCTCTATCCTTTTGGGGAGTTATACATTTACCCTATTTTACCTTGTTTTAAGCGTTTTATCTTTATTCGAGTTTTATAAGTTGATTAAAAATTCTGGCATCAGGCCACACCGGAATATTGGTTTGGCTGCCGGATCTTTGATATTCTTAATGGCTGCAGGTTTACATTACTTAAAATATGATGTGAAATACCTTTTGCTTTGTATTCCTTTGATTTTCTCGGTTTTTATTACAGAGCTATATAAGAAAAACAAGATTCCGTTTGCCAATATTTCTTACACATTTGTGGGTTTTGTTTATGTAACGATTCCTTTTTGTTTTTTTCACGCACTCGGCTTCTTAAAAAACTGGAACGAATATAACTTCCATTTTCCCCTGGCCTTTTTATTAATGCTTTGGGCAAATGATACGGGGGCCTATCTTTTTGGTGTAAAATACGGTAAACGAAAACTTTTTGAACGCCATTCGCCAAAGAAAAGCTGGGAAGGTTTTTTTGGAGGGATGTTTACCAGCGTGTTGGTTGCTTTTGGCCTTTCATTCTGGTTTACAGAAAGTCCGGCATGGGTATGGGCAGGTATGGCCTTATTAATTGCAAATTTTGGGACGCTGGGTGACCTGGTAGAATCGATGCTTAAACGCAGTCTCGATGCAAAGGACAGCGGCGGATTATTACCAGGGCATGGTGGTTTGTTAGACCGTTTTGATGGATTGTTATTGGCTGCACCGGTGGTTTATGCCTATTTGTATCTGATTTTGTATTAA
- a CDS encoding class I SAM-dependent methyltransferase produces the protein MEHQHSEEDLKNIAKQLSCPEGEQGIKTGEMMHASNLGMTSSAIDALNLQNHDIVLEIGHGNGGHIAQLLSKAENLKYYGADISETIIVEAEKINQDFVDKGIVHFELTDGATLPFENNQFDKIFTVNTIYFWSNPGKYLNEIKRVLKPNGIFALCFADKKFMQNLPFTAYGFTLYEVEKVQELLASAGFQIKNTLKKLEQVQSKTGEQVEREYYVVVAFIDALA, from the coding sequence ATGGAGCATCAACATTCAGAAGAAGATTTAAAAAATATTGCGAAACAATTAAGCTGCCCAGAAGGCGAACAAGGCATTAAAACAGGGGAAATGATGCATGCCAGTAATCTTGGAATGACCAGCTCGGCCATTGATGCATTAAATCTTCAAAACCACGATATTGTTTTAGAAATCGGCCATGGTAATGGTGGGCATATTGCCCAATTATTATCAAAAGCGGAAAATCTAAAGTATTATGGCGCAGATATTTCAGAAACAATTATTGTCGAAGCAGAAAAAATCAATCAGGATTTTGTTGATAAAGGCATTGTCCATTTTGAGTTAACGGATGGAGCTACGCTACCTTTTGAAAATAATCAGTTCGATAAAATTTTTACCGTCAATACCATTTATTTCTGGAGCAATCCAGGTAAATACCTTAACGAAATTAAGCGGGTTTTAAAGCCAAATGGAATTTTTGCTTTATGCTTTGCAGATAAAAAATTTATGCAAAATCTTCCTTTTACTGCTTATGGCTTTACGCTTTATGAGGTAGAAAAAGTACAGGAGTTATTGGCAAGTGCTGGCTTCCAAATTAAAAATACCCTTAAAAAATTAGAACAGGTACAGAGTAAAACAGGTGAGCAGGTAGAAAGAGAATATTACGTTGTAGTGGCTTTTATTGATGCTCTGGCATAA
- a CDS encoding putative signal transducing protein, with amino-acid sequence MSENWVKVYTTSDAFAAEVLKQGLTEAGIPAVTINKQLSAYNIGEINVLVNKIDFDKAIEYIVENEIE; translated from the coding sequence GTGAGCGAAAATTGGGTTAAAGTATATACCACCAGCGATGCCTTTGCGGCAGAGGTATTAAAACAGGGATTAACAGAAGCTGGCATCCCGGCGGTAACAATAAATAAACAGCTCTCAGCTTATAATATTGGCGAAATAAATGTTTTGGTAAATAAGATCGATTTCGATAAGGCCATAGAATATATCGTTGAAAACGAAATTGAATAG
- a CDS encoding acyl-CoA thioesterase produces the protein MTLEERIENSKTSIFKAVFPNTTNHYDTLFGGTAMHLMDEVAFITATRFSRQIMVTVSSDRIDFKKPIPAGTIVELIGKVNHVGNTSLKVNVEIYIEQMYAEGRELAVHGDFTFVAIDENKKPVQVIK, from the coding sequence ATGACCTTAGAAGAAAGAATAGAAAATTCAAAAACCAGTATTTTTAAAGCCGTTTTCCCAAATACAACCAACCATTATGATACACTTTTTGGCGGTACCGCCATGCATTTAATGGACGAAGTTGCTTTTATTACCGCCACGCGTTTTAGCCGCCAGATTATGGTAACGGTAAGCAGCGATAGGATAGATTTTAAAAAACCAATTCCCGCAGGTACTATCGTAGAACTTATTGGTAAGGTTAATCATGTAGGAAATACCAGTTTAAAAGTTAATGTAGAAATATATATTGAGCAGATGTATGCCGAAGGAAGAGAACTGGCCGTACATGGCGATTTTACTTTTGTAGCCATTGATGAAAACAAAAAACCGGTACAGGTAATCAAATAA
- a CDS encoding CPBP family intramembrane glutamic endopeptidase: protein MNFVTPIRKGSHPLLQIFLLCVYWAIGAVICTLLGFIAVAIVYGTSIFGEFGSIMSGDPKFITALKIIQISSSIGMFILPPIVLAYTERQKPNTFYGFNKPNFLPFVLVFAIMVMSMPVMEWIAVVNQKMVLPEFLKGLENWMKMKEQEAMKMTIQLITVRSNWDFVVNLLMIAVLPAIGEELFFRAGLQGSLQKMLGNPHIAIWSAAIIFSAIHFQFYGFLPRMLLGAGFGYLYYYSGSIWYAMLAHFLNNAYAVCAAFYMQKHHIPLDKADEPIGFPWYGYLISAIITIALFKFFKDNATRERKLG from the coding sequence ATGAATTTTGTAACACCCATCCGCAAAGGCAGCCACCCACTTTTACAGATATTTTTACTTTGCGTTTACTGGGCCATAGGTGCAGTAATATGCACATTATTAGGCTTTATAGCGGTTGCAATTGTTTATGGCACCTCGATATTTGGCGAATTTGGATCAATTATGAGTGGCGATCCTAAGTTTATAACAGCATTAAAAATAATTCAGATTTCGAGTTCTATAGGAATGTTTATTTTACCTCCTATCGTTTTAGCGTATACAGAAAGACAAAAACCGAATACTTTTTACGGGTTTAATAAACCTAATTTTCTTCCTTTTGTTTTGGTTTTTGCCATTATGGTAATGAGCATGCCTGTTATGGAATGGATAGCAGTTGTCAATCAAAAAATGGTACTGCCTGAGTTTTTGAAAGGACTGGAAAACTGGATGAAAATGAAAGAACAGGAAGCCATGAAAATGACCATTCAACTGATTACGGTGAGGAGTAACTGGGATTTTGTGGTTAACCTGCTGATGATTGCGGTATTGCCTGCTATTGGCGAAGAACTCTTTTTCAGGGCTGGGCTACAGGGTTCGTTGCAAAAAATGTTAGGCAATCCTCACATTGCCATTTGGAGTGCGGCCATTATTTTCAGTGCGATCCATTTCCAGTTTTATGGATTTTTGCCGCGCATGTTACTGGGTGCAGGTTTTGGCTATCTGTATTATTATAGCGGAAGTATCTGGTATGCCATGCTGGCGCACTTTTTAAACAATGCTTATGCGGTTTGTGCGGCTTTTTATATGCAAAAACACCATATACCGCTCGATAAAGCTGATGAACCTATTGGTTTTCCATGGTATGGCTATTTAATTAGTGCAATAATTACCATAGCTTTGTTTAAATTTTTTAAAGATAACGCAACACGTGAGCGAAAATTGGGTTAA
- the metE gene encoding 5-methyltetrahydropteroyltriglutamate--homocysteine S-methyltransferase: MLTQNLGYPRIGSQRELKKICENYWADKTGYKNVLQVGKNIRHENWKLQKEAGIDVIPSNDFSFYDHVLDHSLTFGAIPKRYNEVILKKGNEELDLYFAMARGYQKEGLDVVAMEMTKWFDTNYHYIVPEFYKDQPFKLFSTKIIDEFYEAKQLGIITKPVLIGPVSYLLLGKEKEAGFEKIDLIKNLLPVYIEILSRLDALDVEYIQFDEPFLTLDLTEKDKKAYEYVYKEIRKAFPRLKIVLATYFEGLGNNLALTTSLPVNVLHIDLVRAEDQLNDVLASLKNETILSLGLVDGRNIWKNDFEKSVSIINQAVEKRGLDKVWIAPSCSLIHSPVDLDNETNEKNLSAEIKEWLAYAKQKVAELATLKKLINNESPASTLQKLEENKIAIANRKVSKIIHNPAVKERVLALKEQDAERLSPFSARKIKQQELNLPFYATTTIGSFPQTAEVRSWRAKLKNGTFTVEEYDNLIAQETKNAVKWQEEIDLDVLVHGEFERNDMVEYFGEQLDGFAFSKNGWVQSYGSRCVKPPIIFGDVSRPEPMTVKWTAYAQSLTSRYMKGMLTGPVTILQWSFVRNDQPRSETCTQIALAIRDEVCDLENAGIKIIQIDEPAIREGLPLRKADWQNYLNWAVKAFKISASGVKDDTQIHTHMCYSEFNDIIQNIADMDADVITIETSRSQMELLDAFADFKYPNEIGPGVYDIHSPRVPKREEMVQLLKKAKAVIPSDQLWVNPDCGLKTRGWDETKKALIEMVEAAKEMRKAEEVLSAEFQVN; the protein is encoded by the coding sequence ATGCTAACGCAAAATCTGGGCTATCCGCGAATAGGTAGTCAACGAGAATTAAAGAAAATCTGCGAAAATTACTGGGCAGATAAAACGGGGTACAAAAATGTACTTCAGGTGGGCAAAAACATTCGCCACGAAAACTGGAAACTTCAAAAAGAAGCCGGCATTGATGTGATTCCATCAAACGATTTTTCTTTTTACGACCACGTACTCGATCATTCCTTAACTTTTGGGGCCATCCCGAAAAGGTATAACGAAGTGATCCTAAAAAAAGGGAATGAAGAGCTTGATCTTTATTTCGCCATGGCAAGGGGCTACCAAAAAGAAGGATTGGATGTGGTAGCAATGGAAATGACCAAATGGTTCGATACCAATTACCATTATATTGTACCGGAGTTTTATAAAGATCAGCCTTTTAAACTTTTCTCAACCAAAATTATCGATGAGTTTTACGAGGCGAAACAACTGGGTATTATTACCAAACCTGTTCTAATTGGTCCTGTTTCCTATCTCTTATTGGGCAAGGAAAAAGAAGCCGGATTTGAAAAGATCGACCTGATTAAAAACCTGCTTCCGGTTTATATCGAGATTTTATCTCGCTTAGATGCTTTGGATGTAGAATATATTCAGTTTGATGAGCCGTTTTTGACATTAGATTTAACTGAAAAAGACAAAAAAGCTTATGAGTATGTTTATAAGGAAATTAGAAAAGCTTTCCCAAGGTTAAAGATCGTTTTAGCGACTTATTTCGAAGGTTTAGGCAACAATCTTGCTTTAACTACTTCATTGCCTGTAAATGTTTTACATATCGATCTGGTACGTGCAGAAGATCAGTTAAACGACGTTTTAGCTTCTTTAAAAAACGAAACCATTCTTTCTTTAGGTTTGGTAGACGGACGAAATATCTGGAAAAACGATTTCGAAAAATCTGTTTCCATCATCAATCAGGCGGTAGAAAAACGAGGATTGGATAAAGTATGGATTGCACCATCCTGCTCATTAATCCACTCACCGGTTGATCTGGATAATGAAACCAATGAGAAAAATTTATCGGCAGAAATTAAAGAATGGCTGGCCTATGCGAAACAAAAAGTTGCAGAGTTGGCAACCTTAAAAAAACTGATCAACAACGAAAGCCCTGCATCTACCCTGCAAAAACTCGAAGAAAATAAGATTGCAATTGCTAACCGGAAAGTTTCTAAAATCATCCATAATCCGGCAGTAAAAGAGCGCGTGTTGGCTTTAAAGGAGCAGGATGCAGAACGTTTGAGTCCATTTTCTGCCAGAAAAATCAAACAACAGGAGCTTAATCTACCCTTTTATGCCACTACAACAATTGGATCATTCCCACAAACAGCAGAAGTAAGAAGCTGGAGAGCTAAGCTTAAAAACGGAACTTTTACTGTTGAAGAATATGATAATCTAATTGCCCAGGAGACCAAAAACGCGGTAAAATGGCAGGAAGAAATCGATCTGGATGTACTCGTACATGGTGAGTTTGAACGGAACGACATGGTTGAATACTTTGGTGAGCAATTAGACGGTTTCGCTTTCTCTAAAAACGGTTGGGTGCAGAGTTATGGATCACGCTGTGTAAAACCGCCGATCATTTTTGGTGATGTTTCGCGCCCTGAACCTATGACGGTGAAGTGGACCGCTTACGCGCAATCGCTTACCTCAAGATACATGAAAGGCATGTTAACGGGTCCGGTAACTATTTTACAGTGGTCGTTTGTACGTAACGATCAGCCCCGTTCTGAAACCTGTACACAAATTGCATTGGCCATCCGCGATGAAGTTTGCGACCTGGAAAATGCGGGTATTAAAATCATCCAGATTGATGAACCGGCCATTAGAGAGGGTTTACCTTTGCGCAAGGCGGATTGGCAAAATTACCTGAACTGGGCGGTTAAAGCTTTTAAAATATCAGCCAGTGGCGTAAAAGACGATACCCAGATCCACACACACATGTGTTACTCGGAGTTTAACGATATCATCCAGAATATTGCCGATATGGACGCCGATGTAATCACGATCGAAACTTCACGTTCGCAAATGGAACTATTGGACGCTTTTGCCGATTTTAAATATCCAAACGAAATCGGTCCAGGTGTGTACGATATCCACTCACCAAGGGTTCCGAAACGCGAAGAAATGGTTCAGTTGCTCAAAAAAGCCAAAGCGGTTATTCCTTCAGATCAACTTTGGGTAAACCCTGACTGTGGCTTAAAAACCCGCGGATGGGATGAAACCAAAAAAGCGCTGATCGAAATGGTTGAAGCGGCAAAAGAGATGCGTAAAGCTGAAGAGGTATTATCAGCAGAATTTCAGGTAAATTAA
- the purU gene encoding formyltetrahydrofolate deformylase: MNALTVLISCPDQVGLVTNITRVLAAHQLNIIAMREFVDEANKAFFTRIACTGNLEDVEKLKEKLLENLPNAAEVNLIAEQEKQIAVLVTKEYHCLAEILIKNQFKTLGANVQCVIGNYESLRDFTEKLGIPYFYVDHSNKDKSVFEAEIKEIINQFEVDYLVLAKFMRILSADFVKDYAGKIINIHHSFLPAFIGANPYRQAFERGVKIIGATAHFVTDNLDEGPIITQHTNHVDHNFGVKEMVRAGKEIEKKVLLEALELIFEDRVFVSGNKTVVFK, translated from the coding sequence ATGAACGCATTAACAGTCCTTATTTCCTGCCCCGATCAGGTGGGTTTGGTAACCAATATTACCCGTGTGCTGGCTGCACATCAACTCAATATTATTGCTATGCGTGAGTTCGTTGATGAAGCCAATAAAGCATTTTTTACAAGAATTGCCTGTACGGGAAATTTAGAAGATGTGGAAAAATTAAAGGAAAAACTTTTAGAAAATCTTCCAAATGCCGCTGAGGTAAATTTAATTGCAGAACAGGAGAAGCAAATTGCTGTTTTAGTAACTAAAGAGTATCACTGTTTGGCGGAAATACTGATCAAAAACCAATTTAAAACTTTAGGTGCCAATGTTCAATGTGTCATTGGTAATTATGAGAGTTTAAGGGATTTTACTGAAAAACTGGGCATCCCTTATTTTTACGTAGATCATAGCAATAAAGATAAAAGTGTATTTGAGGCTGAAATAAAAGAAATTATCAATCAGTTTGAGGTAGATTACCTGGTATTGGCCAAGTTTATGCGGATTCTTTCAGCTGATTTTGTAAAAGATTATGCTGGTAAAATCATCAATATTCATCATTCCTTTTTACCAGCTTTTATTGGTGCCAATCCCTATCGCCAAGCTTTTGAACGTGGGGTAAAAATTATTGGAGCTACTGCACATTTTGTTACCGATAACCTGGATGAAGGTCCGATTATTACCCAGCACACCAATCACGTTGATCATAATTTTGGCGTTAAAGAAATGGTAAGGGCCGGTAAAGAAATTGAGAAAAAAGTATTATTGGAGGCTTTGGAACTCATTTTTGAAGATCGGGTTTTTGTGAGTGGGAATAAAACGGTGGTGTTTAAGTAA
- a CDS encoding FAD-binding oxidoreductase produces MPTELSYWEKESFFCNYDAIVIGSGIVGLNSAIHLKKTAPSLKIAILERGFLPTGASTKNAGFACFGSISELIEQEEMIGIDRLSALIEKRWKGLLKLRNLLSDNAIDYQCLGGYELFKNEDNFLAEIGVSKIEHFNLLVNDVVGSNAFALSNKKISSFGFEGVSTLIENRYEAQIDSGKMMLALIQYAQRLGIGIFNNCTVDRIEEESKRYRLITKNENFFCKRLIVTTNAFIKDLYPDIDINPGRGQVLITRPIKDLKVAGTFHYDKGYYYFRNINGRILLGGGRNIDFKAEETTALGQTEPIQLALEKLLKTVILPKTTFEIDYRWSGIMAFGKVPEPFIAEILPNVFCATRCNGMGVAIGSQTGEDVANLLLNKL; encoded by the coding sequence ATGCCAACCGAGCTTTCATACTGGGAAAAAGAATCATTTTTTTGTAATTATGATGCCATTGTTATTGGTAGTGGCATCGTTGGATTAAACTCAGCCATCCACCTCAAAAAAACTGCTCCTTCATTAAAAATAGCCATCCTCGAAAGAGGATTTTTACCTACAGGTGCAAGTACAAAAAATGCAGGTTTTGCCTGTTTTGGGAGCATTTCTGAACTGATTGAACAAGAAGAAATGATCGGTATTGATCGGCTTTCAGCACTCATCGAAAAACGTTGGAAAGGCCTGCTCAAACTTCGCAATTTACTGAGCGATAATGCCATAGATTACCAATGTTTAGGCGGATATGAATTATTTAAAAATGAAGATAATTTTTTGGCTGAAATAGGTGTATCCAAAATTGAACATTTTAACCTTCTTGTTAACGATGTTGTTGGATCGAACGCTTTTGCTTTAAGCAATAAAAAGATCAGTTCCTTTGGTTTCGAGGGTGTAAGTACTTTAATCGAAAACCGCTATGAAGCACAGATTGATAGCGGTAAAATGATGCTTGCTTTAATCCAATATGCACAGCGGCTCGGCATTGGTATTTTTAACAATTGCACGGTAGATCGGATTGAAGAAGAATCAAAACGTTACCGTTTAATCACCAAAAACGAAAACTTTTTCTGTAAACGATTGATTGTTACAACCAATGCCTTTATCAAAGATCTTTATCCTGATATTGATATTAACCCGGGCCGTGGTCAGGTTTTAATTACCAGACCCATTAAAGATTTAAAAGTGGCAGGCACCTTTCATTACGATAAAGGTTATTATTATTTCAGAAATATAAACGGGCGGATTTTACTGGGTGGCGGCCGCAACATTGATTTTAAAGCAGAAGAAACTACTGCACTTGGACAAACCGAACCCATACAGCTGGCCTTGGAAAAATTATTAAAAACCGTAATCTTACCGAAAACCACTTTCGAAATAGATTACCGTTGGAGCGGCATTATGGCCTTTGGTAAAGTACCGGAACCTTTTATAGCAGAAATCCTCCCAAATGTATTTTGCGCCACCAGGTGTAACGGCATGGGTGTTGCTATTGGCTCGCAAACGGGAGAAGATGTAGCAAATTTATTATTGAATAAATTATAG